In Ciconia boyciana chromosome 14, ASM3463844v1, whole genome shotgun sequence, the genomic stretch GGCAGGAGAAGCCCCCGGGGGAGGCCAGACCTCTCCCCGGGGTCCCCTGCCTCCACCGGGGCGCGGGTCTCTCTGCCTTTCCGGGGAcagggccggggcagggcagcgcgggccgggccggggggccaCGCAGCCCCGGAGAGGGGACACCCtcggggggcagtggggggggCAAGGCCGAGAGCCCCCGGAGGGTGTcccgggaggggcggggggcagcccccgctgccGGGCACGGGAGGCCTGGACACCCCGGCGCCCCCGGGTGCAGCggagggggctgccccggcgggggggggggggggccggtCTGCCCCGGAGCCGCGGGGGTACCTTGCTCTTGGCGCAGCTGACGGAGCGCAGCGCCCCGAAGAAGATGGGCAGCAGCGCCATGAGGACGAGGCTGCCGTAGGCCAGCGCCATGCCCTCGGGGgtggcgggcgggcgggcggccgcgggggagccggccccggccccggccccggcggcgctGCCGTTGTGCGCCGCGGCCTCCTCCATGGCGGCTGCTCCCACCGCGGTCCGCTTCCGGCCCGCGCGCGCCAGGGACACGTCCTCTTACCGACCGGAAGCACGTCACGCGTCGTCGACGACGACGACGCTTAACTACGCCCCCGGCAACCCGGGCCGCGTTGCTAGGAGACCGACAGCGGGCCTGAGCGCGGCTGGGCCCgatcccggccccggccccggccccccccggggcccgcATCCCCCAGAGCCGGCCACGGGCTCGGCCcggggccccgcgcccccgctcGGGGCCGCTCTCCAGGCCGGCCTCCCCCAGCAGGGCACGGCTGGTGGCGGAAGGGCCCCGGTGTGGGCAGGCCgtgcccccgctcccctcccgggCCTCGGGCGAGGGCGGACCGGGAGCCGCGAGGGCAGCCCGAGGCCGCTGGGACGGAGCGGTGCCGATGGTCCCGCTGAGGGACGGCCCGCGCCCGCTTGTGCGCAGGCCGCCGCCTCAGCCCGGGGTTATCCCGGTTTACGGTTGTTTATCCCGTCTCCGACGCCATGCCGGcgagggggagcagggcagcgctgcctgcctATGGGCAGCGGGTTTTGAAGACGGGCtcgtccctccctgcccaggccCCGCGGTGCGAGGAGCGGGCGGGAGCACCGGCGGGCTCCCTGCGGGCAGGggggcccggctccccgcagcccccagccacgAGTGCCACGAGGGGGACGGTGGCAGCTTCAGCTGCCATCAGCCCGAGCGAGTTGGGTCGGGGGCTCCCGGGCTTCTCCTCCGTCCAGCCCTGGGTTTTCCCACCCTTCGCCATTTCCCGAGGACCACTCGGGCCCTCCCCCGTGGCCGCTCCCAGCCCGCCCGTGGCCACACTCGGCGAACGCCCGCTCTGTAAAAATGCCTCAGAGAGCAAACTCTCCCTGCCGCTGGACCGGggccagggctctgctggaaaactggctgaaatgtgtgttttcctcacaaatatttcttcctctctcgAGCCGCTGGCAGCCCGGCTGTGCCACcgagcctcctcctcctgcgcATCCCCCTCGCCCTCGCCGGGGCGAGAGTCTGCTCGGAAGCAAAGACACCAGCGAAGATAAAGATTGAGCAAAGTTAAATGGTGCTGCTCCCGGTTTAGATCCGAGCCacgggcaggggaagggagtgCAGCAGGGAttaaaaagcaagtatttaatttttttttttccccgaatgttttcctctttttaaaaagaaaaagaaaaaaaaaaaagggatctATTTCAGGAGCGGGGGTGATTCATAGTTTCGTGTTTCAGGCGGAGGGCAGATGGAAAGGCCTCCCGGGAGCCCCTCTCTGCGGGGCTGGCCTCCTGCCCGGGAcgctgtcccctccctgccaccaGTTCTCCCACAAAGGAGAAGGACGAGCACCAAGggcagcagcgggcagcagcaggcagcagcaggcagcgtgCCCACGCACGCCCCGCTGCGtcccaccctgctgcctgccacGGCCCAGCGCAGCTCCTGACCCCCTTATTGACGCCCTCACCCAGCCCCTTACGGACCCCTTCGGGTGCCCACCCACCCCCTAACTCCCAGCTTGGCTTGTGAACCCTCGACCGAGGGCGATGgttcccctccctgcctcgccccccgcgccgcagcCCTCCAGCACTCCAGCTCTGTTTCGGGCTGCAAGACACAatcccccctctcccccgcgCCAAAGCCCCCTCAGGTGGGGGCTGCCAAAGCCCCTCTCCAGGAATCCCCCAAAGCTTCCCcgttggttttggtttctgcCCGAGGAGCAAGACCAGCAGCTCCGCTTGCTTTCCACCATGTCCCCAGGAAGCAGGAACGTGCAACCCCCCCGCCGGCACTCCTTCGGCAGGCAGGTGGGAGCAGCGGGGCCCCGGGCGCTGCCACGGCAGGGCAGGGAGTCGAGGTGCCCGATTCAGCTCTTTTTTGCACCAAACCCGGGTTAACCAGGGTGGGAGCATCATCCCGAGCCGGGGGGAGCCCGAAGCGAAGGCTGGCGGGGGGTGAGCCGCGCCTGGCGTTTCAGGGGGTTGTTAAACCAGAACCTGAAGCAGCAgccgccctcctcccctccgctTTTCTTAGCCACTCTCCATGAGAAGATGAACCTCTGCACGTCCCGGCGGCTGCTCTGTCCCCGCGGGCTGCAGACGCTGTCCCCTCGGGGCTGGTGGCAGACGGGGGGACCGGGGGCTCGCGGGAGATGGGtgagggggctggaggaggaaggggcagcagTCGGACCACAGCCCATCTCCGTGTGCCCAGAGTCCGGCTGTGGCACCCACCAGTGTTGGCCCAGGGCCTGGATCTGGCTCGGCACCGGCGCTCGGGGCTCTGCACGGCACTGTCTGCCGGGTGGGAGCGGGTTTTGCCGCAGGCGGCCGGGATGTCCTTGTGCATGGACTGAGGAAATCGAGCAAAAAGTAGTCGCGACTCCGCAGCCCGTTCGAGCAGGGCTGGTGTGCAGGGAGGGCCGGGGCAACCCGTGGGGCTGGCATCCCACCGCGGCCGCATGCCAGCCAGGAGCCAGCGGGGTCCCTTGTCCCAGGGAGGCGGTGAGCGGAGCTGCACACGCTGGGACCGATGGCACTGGGGGGGATGGCACCGGCGGGGGCTGGCACAGGGGCAAACGGCACCGGGGAGCAGGTGGCACTGGGGGAGATTGCACTGGGGCCGATGGCCACCCAGGGACGGGGGGCACTGGGGCGGCCCCGAGAGCACttgctggaggggctggggccgcCGAGCCCCCGCACTACCTGCCCCAGACCCCCGCCAgcacctcctccttccttccttccttcctttcccagcgCCTCGCCGTGGCCCCCCTTggcctctcctcccaccctccaGCGCGGCCGCATTTTTCTAGGTTTGAGCTCATTCTTTCCACTCCCCTCTCTGCCGGCTGCCAACTTTCCATTCCGTGGCCCCCCCCGCCTCCTGCCGCAGGGAAGCGCCGGCTGCAGCTGCGGGAgggaccagcagcagcaaggagccCCTGTCCTTGGCgtgcggcccccggccccggtgTGGCTGATGCTGTGCGAACCGCAGCATCGCgtccagcagcaccaggaacCGGGGTGCGGGGAGCAGCCGGAGCCAGAGCCGCAGCAAGGAGAGAGCAGCAATGCCACGGTCACCGACGGTTCAGGGAGGCACCGAGCAGCACGGAGAAAAGCCTGAGCGGGCTTCCCTGGTCCTGGGGACAGAGCCGTCAGGGAGAAGCCCTTGCTGGGGTTTGCACCCGTGGAGAGACTGTTTTCCCACAGGGACAGGGTGCTGCCCCATCCCTTTGCACCGGTGACCCCCTCTTCGGCTGCACCGCGCCGGCCACGGCCAGCGGCTCCCCACGCTCGAGCCGCAGAGCGAGTGGAAACTCCCGACCTGACCCGTGGAGGGAAGGCACCGCTGATCCTCCCTGGCGCCGGGCCCGGGGCTGCTGAGCAGGCTACCCTGCGGCGTCCCGGCTGCTCGCGGGCAGCACAGCCTAAAAACAACCAGCAGAGCCCACGCGGCTCCAGCATCACTTCCCCGGGTGCCCAGGGTCACTCGCTGCTCGCTGCAGTCAAGCACGTCCCTTCCCGGCTGTACCGCGCTGCGGCCGGTGCCGtgctgctcagctcctgcctccctgccccttcctggGGCACCAGGAGCCACCGAGCGCCCGGCTCCCTGCCCGGGCTGCGGCTCCCACGGGGCGAAGGGGCTTGAAACCTGCACctcagcagagctcagcccttCCCAGAGGCTTTTCCAGAGccggctgggagctgggaggtgcagcggggctgggagctTCTGCCATCGCAGATGCTGCGACCACTGGGTGAGGAATCAGGTCTTCCACCAAGGGCGGGCAATGGAAGCCCCGGACGGAGGCTCGCCCTGCCCCGAGGTGTTTCAGCTGGTAAGGCTGGTCCCCAGCCACGGCTCCAGGACACGGCTCCCCATGGCAGGGACCCAGCAGAGACCAGCACCTCCCTGACGTGGTTTATTCTGCAGATGGAGGGTTTTCCCCATTGCACCAGTACAGAGACAGCAGAAAAACCTCAGTCCGAGAAACGCTGGAGCCAGGGAGACGTGGCACAAAGCCCCGGTGCAGTGCTGTCATGGAGGGGCCAGGGGTGCCAGATGATGCTGCCGGTGCTCCCCGAGCTCCTCTCCCCGGCCAGGCTCCAGGATGTCCTTGAGGTGGACACCGCTACGGTGCCCTCACCGGTCCCTGCTGCCCTGCGAAGGACGGGTACCACGAGCAGGACTGGCCACGCTCCCGGCAGCCTCCAGAGcggctccagccctgcaggcagcccagcaCTGGGGCATGGCCACCCCTCACCGCTGGCTCCCCAGGAGCCTCTGTAAGCCAGGATCCCACCACCCCAAGCACAGGTGCCCGTCCCACCCTCTGCTCCACGGGTGCAGCCCAGGGGATCCGGCCCCACTTGTCCCCCTTCCCGGAGGCCAGATCCAGAGCACCCCAGGCATCCCTCAGCGCTGGTTAAAACAGCTCCACGTCCTCAGCATCGCTCCGGCCCTGTCTGGGCTCTCTGCGGAGCCGCCAGCCACGCtgctggcagagaggagagTCCCCAGCCTGCGTGTGTGGAGGGATGGGAAGGCGGTGGCTCTCAGAGCACGGACAGGTCGTGGCAGGACTTGGAGCGGACTTTGAGGGCCactttgctgctgttcctggcCACCAGCCTGTCGAGGAAGCGCCGGGCTCTCTTGGTGAGGCTCTCCTTGCGCTTCTGGCCAGGCGCGGGGCACGCTCGGGCCTCCTTGCCCCCTCGGCGCAGGCGGATCTGCCGCACCACCCCCTCGAAGAGCTCGGCCACGTTGTGCTGCAGAGCCGCCGACGTCTCGATGAACTTGCAGTCGAACACCACGGCGCAGGCACGGCCCTCTgcaagggaagggcagggagggggcacggccCCGCTGGCACCCCGGGCGCTGGGGGACGGGCGCTGCTGCGTGCGGGGCAGCGACTGCACGTCCAGGGACAAGGGGACAGACGCAGggggagcagctgggcagggagcccGGGGTGCAGGGCCACCCCAGGGGTCCCCACCAGCCAGAACCCCCCCACCATCGCTCACCTTCGACGGAGACCTCGCGGCACCGCACCAGGTCGGTTTTGTTCCCCACCAGGATGATGGGGATGTCCTCGGCCTGCCGCGCGTGGCGGAGCTGGATGCGCAGCTCCGAGGCGCTCTCAAAGCTGCCGCGGTCGGTGATGGAGTAGACGATTATGTAGGCGTTCCCCACCTGCAGGCACTGGCTGCGGCGCCAGCTCTCCTCACCCTGCCACCGCATGGGGAACGAGTTGTCACTgctctgcaggggctgctggcagcccaaACCGCTGCTGGGGGACAGCAGAGCACCCCGGCACTGAGGGGACCTGCCAGCgcaccccaccagcccccccaTCATGGGGAGCAGACATGTGGCCCCGttaataaaatgcagattaaaaGCTCCTGATTTTGGGGGGTGTTTGAGAGTTTCCTCCTCTATCAGCAACAAATCGGGGCTGTAGGCTCAGCTTGGCTCGGGGGGTCTGGGGCTGCACCTCCCAGAGCCGCCCCCCGCCACGCAACGCCGGCGTCATGGGTGCAGCACCCTGCGTGAACCAGGCACCGGTCCCTGCTGGGCAGGGTGGGATTAAGCGATAGCGGAAATAAAGGGCCGCTGTCAGGGTGTTACGGTGCTGGGGCATCTCCGGACAGCGCAGCCACACGGCCAGAacgcagccccagcccacgcAGGTGCTGCGCCCACGTGCGCAGCCCGGGCACCGGCTCCGTCCCCGCTCCTGGGGACCGGTCGCTGCCCGGTGGCACCCGCGGGAATGCCAGGCCTTGGCATGGAGGGAGGCAAAGAGGCATTTCGAGGGAGGCAGTGACAGCGGCGCTGGCATTTCTGCCCAGGAGATTCCTCCGTGCGCTGGGCGGAAGGAATGCCCCGTGCCAGGCTCTCAGGGCCACCGCTCTGCCTGCTAAAGCACGTGTCCTGGCTGGCGGCACCACCTCACGTGGATTTGCCCAGTCAGCTCCTTCAGCCCCGTTCCCAAACCATTTCCATGCATTTCAAAGTGGGCTGGCACCACACTCCTTCCCCACagccccttcttccccctcGAACGAGGGGCGCCCTGTGCCCACACGGCTGTTCCTGCGCTCGCGGTGCCTCGCCACGAGAGCCCCCACCGGCGAGAACACGGTGGGCAGCCTCCCGTGCCGGGGAAAGGTGGGCAAAGAGCCGGTCAGAGGTGTGACCCCAGCCCCTGTCTTGCCCAGCCTGTGTCCCCCGCTCTGCAGCAAGGCGGTGAGCCCTGGACACGGCCAGGGAAGCCCCAGGGAGATCTCTGCGGTGCCCAGAGGCCCCGAAGCAGCGGCTGTGCCCGTGCCACGTCCCCCGGGCACGTCCCAGCTCACCCGGCCCCGCTGGCAGCGTGGGCTCCCCGCagcgcccagccccggccccgctgtaCCCGCTGCTCCGGCTCCCAGGCGTCCATCACCAGCAGCGTGGTCTCCTCGCCATCCACGGACAGCGTGCGCTTGTACGCGGCCTCTGCGAGACACCGGGAGGGCCTGGTCGGCGCGGCAATGCCCGGGCAGCCGGGCctcggccccgctgccgggctCCTCTCCGCCTCGCACACGGGTTTTTTCCCATCACGGGGCCGTGCGCGCAGCCCGGACGCGCGTTGCCTCCCCGCCACCTCCTCCAGGCCCGGCGGTGGGTGACCCTGCTGCGGAGGGACCCCCAAGCAGCCCCCACCAGGCACCCACCTCCGCGCTGCTCCAGCAGGTCCCGCTCCTGGACGCCGGCGAAGAGGTTGACCAGGCTGGTCTTGCCCACGCCGGggtcccccagcagcaccacgCGGTACAGGGGCTCCCAGGAGCCGGAGGAGCCCGAGGAGTCGGAGGACCAGCTGCCCCGGGGTGCCGCGGCCCGGCCACCGGGCTCGGACGCGGAGTGGCCAagctgggggtggcagggctCGCCCCGCGACGCGGCACCCGGCACCCCCGGCCGTGGCAGAGGGGTGCTGGCCCTCCTCCGCAGCGGGCTCCTGCTCCCGCGCTGCGTGTTCAGGGTCATCCCCGGCGCccagggcagcggggctggcagaggcCGCCCCGAGGGGCCCCGGCTCCCTGcggcccccggcagccccgctcccggtGTCGCTCCCGGTGTCAGTCTCGGTGCCGGTGCCCGTCCCGGCCGGCGGTGGCTCGGGCGCAACTTTCCGCGGGACGGGctcgccgccgcccgggccgggccTTAAACCCCGGGAGGTGGAGCCCCTCCGCCGCGCCCGGTCCCTCCCCCGCCGGACACACCCCCGCCCGCACCGGCCCCGGTCCTGGCCCCGGCCGGTCCCCGAGGTCCCCGCGGGGCTCCCGGTGCGGGGGCACGGCGAGTTCGCCGGGGCGCGTCCCCCTCGGTCCCGGGGAGCAGCGCGGGGGCCGGCGCTCGCACCGGGACGtcccggccgcgccgcggcggGATGCGCTGCCGCGGGTGGGGGCTCCGCCACGTCCCCTCCTCCGTGGGGCAGGGTCCGCCCGGTCCCCCGAGCCCCACGGCCGTgctccccgcggccccggccccggcccggctccaTCTcgcggcggcgcggggcagcGCACGGCTCCACCGCTTCGCCAAGTAAGGAGCGAACCGAGCCGGGCCGGTCCtgcccggtgcccggtgcccggtgcccggtgcccggtgGGGCTGTGCTTTGCCGGGCACCCGGAGCCCTGCTCGGGCCCTGCTCGGCAGATGCCCCAGCACCGTGGCCGAGGGCCGGTGACGGAAAGCGTGGCCGGAGGCTCTCTTGGCACGGGCGAGAAGAGGAGCTGGTTTTATTTGAGCCAGCACCTCTGGCGTTTATTTTATTGCAGCACCTCTGGCGCTGGCACCAAACTGCCCGAGCACCGGCCCCGCGTGGGCACCAGTCTGACGCCGTGCTGGGACACCAGTCCGGGCCACACTGGGATGTGCTGGCAGAGCCTCATGGCCGCAGGGCCAGTCCCAGGACACCCCTCACCGTCAGAACGCAGCGACGGGAAGGCCCCTTTTGGCTTTGGCTGCAACCCCTCCGGGGTTACTGCGATGGCACGAAGGGAACGGGTCGGGCTGCAAGTGCGGGAGGGCTGGTGATGCCTCCTCGGGAGCTGCGGTCGCGGGGCTCGCCCAGTGCTCCTTCCAAGGGACTGCAGCCCGTGAGCGCGGCACAGCCCACGTGGGCCGGGAACGACGGTCACACCTTTACTGCACCGTATAACCACATCAGCGAGTCCTCAAGGCGGCTGAGTGGGGCTGGGACGGCGAAGTGCTGACGGCAAAAGAGGGGCTCTGCAGCTCGGCACCTCATCCAAGCCCGGCCGAGCGTCAGACGAGTGGCGTCTCCTCGGCGGGGATGCTGAGGACCACCTCGGTATCCGGCATGCACCTGAGCGAGAGAGCAG encodes the following:
- the REM1 gene encoding GTP-binding protein REM 1 isoform X1: MTLNTQRGSRSPLRRRASTPLPRPGVPGAASRGEPCHPQLGHSASEPGGRAAAPRGSWSSDSSGSSGSWEPLYRVVLLGDPGVGKTSLVNLFAGVQERDLLEQRGEAAYKRTLSVDGEETTLLVMDAWEPEQRGEESWRRSQCLQVGNAYIIVYSITDRGSFESASELRIQLRHARQAEDIPIILVGNKTDLVRCREVSVEGERWWGGSGWWGPLGWPCTPGSLPSCSPCVCPLVPGRAVAAPHAAAPVPQRPGCQRGRAPSLPFPCRGPCLRRGVRLQVHRDVGGSAAQRGRALRGGGAADPPAPRGQGGPSVPRAWPEAQGEPHQESPALPRQAGGQEQQQSGPQSPLQVLPRPVRALRATAFPSLHTRRLGTLLSASSVAGGSAESPDRAGAMLRTWSCFNQR
- the REM1 gene encoding GTP-binding protein REM 1 isoform X2, whose protein sequence is MTLNTQRGSRSPLRRRASTPLPRPGVPGAASRGEPCHPQLGHSASEPGGRAAAPRGSWSSDSSGSSGSWEPLYRVVLLGDPGVGKTSLVNLFAGVQERDLLEQRGEAAYKRTLSVDGEETTLLVMDAWEPEQRGEESWRRSQCLQVGNAYIIVYSITDRGSFESASELRIQLRHARQAEDIPIILVGNKTDLVRCREVSVEEGRACAVVFDCKFIETSAALQHNVAELFEGVVRQIRLRRGGKEARACPAPGQKRKESLTKRARRFLDRLVARNSSKVALKVRSKSCHDLSVL